One part of the Sciurus carolinensis chromosome 4, mSciCar1.2, whole genome shotgun sequence genome encodes these proteins:
- the Ccnd2 gene encoding G1/S-specific cyclin-D2 — protein sequence MELLCCEVDPVRRAVPDRNLLDDRVLQNLLTIEERYLPQCSYFKCVQKDIQPYMRRMVATWMLEVCEEQKCEEEVFPLAMNYLDRFLAGVPTPKTHLQLLGAVCMFLASKLKETIPLTAEKLCIYTDNSIKPQELLEWELVVLGKLKWNLAAVTPHDFIEHILRKLPQQREKLSLIRKHAQTFIALCATDFKFAMYPPSMIATGSVGAAICGLQQDEEVSSLTCDALTELLAKITNTDVDCLKACQEQIEAVLLNSLQQFRQEQRDGSKSEDELDQATTPTDVRDIDL from the exons ATGGAGCTGCTGTGCTGCGAAGTGGACCCTGTCCGCAGGGCCGTGCCGGACCGCAACCTGCTGGACGACCGCGTCCTGCAGAATTTGCTCACCATCGAGGAGCGCTACCTTCCACAGTGCTCTTACTTCAAGTGCGTTCAGAAGGATATCCAGCCATATATGCGCAGGATGGTGGCTACCTGGATGCTGGAG GTTTGTGAGGAACAGAAGTGTGAAGAGGAAGTCTTCCCTTTGGCCATGAATTACCTGGACCGTTTCTTGGCTGGGGTTCCCACTCCGAAGACCCATCTGCAGCTTCTGGGTGCTGTTTGCATGTTCCTGGCCTCCAAGCTCAAAGAAACTATCCCGCTGACTGCGGAAAAGTTGTGCATTTACACCGACAATTCCATCAAGCCCCAGGAGCTGCTG GAGTGGGAACTGGTGGTGTTGGGCAAATTGAAGTGGAATCTGGCTGCTGTCACCCCTCATGACTTCATTGAGCATATCCTGCGCAAGCTGCCCCAGCAGAGGGAGAAGTTGTCTCTGATCCGCAAACATGCCCAGACTTTCATCGCTCTGTGTGCCACTG ACTTTAAGTTCGCCATGTATCCACCATCGATGATTGCAACTGGAAGTGTGGGAGCAGCCATCTGTGGGCTTCAGCAGGACGAGGAAGTGAGCTCTCTGACTTGTGATGCCCTGACCGAGCTGCTGGCCAAGATCACCAACACAGATGTG GATTGTCTCAAAGCCTGCCAGGAGCAGATCGAGGCTGTGCTGCTCAATAGCCTGCAGCAGTTCCGTCAGGAACAGCGTGATGGATCCAAGTCAGAGGATGAACTGGACCAAGCCACCACCCCTACGGATGTGCGGGACATCGACCTGTGA